From Jeotgalibacillus haloalkalitolerans:
GCTCCTGGTACACAATAATGCCGTAAGTAGAGGATAAAACAGGTTTAAGATCTTGATGAATATAAGGAACTTTTTCATGACCATATTTTCTTTTGATATATTGGGGAATGAATTCCATCGGTCCGGGACGGTTTAAGGCATTCACGGCAACAAGGTCTTCAAACTCTGATGGCTTAAGCGTCATCAGCACTTTCGTTACCCCTTCAGCTTCAAATTGAAAAATCCCGCTCGTCCATCCTTTTCCCAGCAGTTCAAATGTAGCCCTGTCATCTGAAGGAATCTGTTCAATTTTAAAATGAGGCTCTGTTTGTCTCACTGTCTGAATGACTCTATGTAAAATGGTCAGATTCCGGAGTCCGAGATAGTCCATTTTCAATAACCCGATTTCTTCAAGTGCACCCATTGGCCACTGCGTAATGTGCGCGTATTCAGTTCCTTTTTGAAGTGGTACTACTTCAGCAAGCGGAACGTCACTGATGATGACACCTGCTGCATGGACTGAGGTATGTCTCGGCAGACCTTCGAGCTTCACCGCTGTTTTAAACCATTCTTTATATCTTTCTGACTGGTTAACAAAACGCTGAAGTGACTGAGACTGCTGGTAAGCTTCTTTCAAAGTGATGCCATGTATGGAGGGAATTGATTTCGAAATCACTTCCATTTCCCCTGAACTCATTCCGTAAACTCTGGCCATATCTCTTGCCACTGCTTTTGCAGAAAGTGTTCCGAACGTGGCAATCTGCGCTACTTTTTTCCTGCCGTACTTTTCTGCTGTGTATTGAATCACTTCATCGCGCCGGTCATCTGGAAAATCGAGATCAATATCCGGAAGCGTGACCCGCTCAGGATTCAAAAAGCGTTCAAAAAGCAGCCGGTGTTCAATCGGATCAACATGAGTGATATACAATACATACGCTGCCAGTGAACCTGCCGCTGATCCACGGCCCGGTCCCGCCAGAATGTGCTGCTCCCGTGCAAACTTCATGACGTCCCAGATAATCAGGAAATAATCATTAAATCCCATCCGGTCGATTACATCCAATTCATACTGCAGTCTTTTCCGGTATTCATCAGTGATATTGACTACCCGCTTTTTCAACCCTTCCTCACAGAGATGTGCCAGCACTTCTTTTTGCGTCACATCTTCAGGTACCGGAAAAACAGGCAGGTGTGAGGATGAAAAGTCAATTTTCACATTACAACGCGAGGCAATGTGATACGTATTTTCAAGCGCTTCCGGAAAATCAGACAACTGCTGTTCAACTTCTGTCGGGGAAAGAAAATGAAATGTTCCCTCCAGGTTGACTTCATCAACTGTCAGCCCGGCTCTCAGGGCAGTCATTGCTTCATAAGCTGTTTTATCCTCCGGCTCGCTGTATCTCACTTCAGAAGTAGCGGTTAAAGGAATACCGGTTTCCTCAGCCAGAGTCTTAATTAAGCCGATGAGCTCCGCGTCCTCTTTCCGCTGGTGATGAGAAAGTCCGAGATAAAAGTGTTCAGATCCCATCAGATGCCGGAGATTGATTGCGCTCGCAGCCGCTTCTTCGGTTTGACCGCGCATGAGTAGCGTTTCAATCTCACCGTCGCTCCCGGGCGTAATGGCAATCAGCCCGGCTGAATAAGCTTTCAGCCATTTTTCAGGGAGCGGGTTTCCTGTCGTTGAGATCGCACTGGAGATTTTCATCAGATTCTTATATCCCTCACCGGTTTCTGCAAGTAATATCAGCGGAAATGATTGTTCATCATTTCTGCTGATATCAGCTTTCAGCCCGATAATCGGTTTGATTCCTTCTTTTTGACAGGCTTTATAAAAAGGGATCACTCCATACATCGTATTGTGGTCTGTCAGAGCAAGTGCAGACAGCTTTTCACGCTTCGCCAGTGCGACCAGCTCTGATATGGAAATCGTACTGCTTAGTAAACTGTAGGCACTTGTAACATGCAAATGAGTAAAAGCCATCCCTGATCCCCTTTCATCACTTTTTTAACGGTATTCTTTGCAGATTGCTTCAAGCTTTTCAATGACTTCCTCAGCTTCATCCCATTTATAAATGGAAGCACCGGCTGCCACCGGGTGACCGCCGCCGTTATATTGCTTTGCAAGCTCATTCACGATCGGTCCTTTTGAGCGCAGGCGGACCCGGATCTCTTTTTCCTCTTCAATGAAAAACACCCAGGCGCTGATCCCCTTCACACTGCCAAGCGTACTGACAAGAAGTGACGCCTCAGATGGTGCTGCATTAAATTCAGCAAGCTTTTCTTTTGTTAATTTCACATGGGCTGCGCCATTTTCTGACATGTGGAAATTTTGCAGCACATATCCCTGTAGCTTTAAAACGTGAGCGTCCATTTCATAAAGTGAATTGTAAAGTGCTGATCTTTCAAAGTCATATTTAATCAGTTCACCAGCGTAATCAAAGGTTTTCTGTGTGGTGCTTGGATATAAAAAGCGCCCTGTGTCCCCGACAATTCCCGCATAGATGAGTCTTGCAGCAGCATCAGACATTTTTAATCCTTCATCTTTTCCGCTTAAATAAAGTTCGTAGATCATTTCACTGGCTGAACTTGCAGAAGTATCTACCCATAACAGATCGCCATATGCATCCTCATTCGGGTGGTGATCGATTTTAATTACCTTTGCACCGTTCACATATCGCTGATCATCAATTCTGTCTGTATTTGCAGTGTCACACACAATAATCAGCGCATCCTCGAAATCTTCATCTTTTAATTCGTCAAGTTCGTGTAAAAACGTAAGTGTCGGCTCCGGTATACCTGTTGTATATACTTTCTTATCCGGAAAAGAGGCTTTAATGATTTCAGCAAGTCCAGCCTGTGACCCATATGCATCAGGATCCGGTCTTACATGTCTATGTAGTATAATTTTGTCATATTGCTTAATTTGTTCAATGATTTGTTCTTTCAACGTCTGTCACTCCCTGAATTAGTGGAATT
This genomic window contains:
- the dnaE gene encoding DNA polymerase III subunit alpha; amino-acid sequence: MAFTHLHVTSAYSLLSSTISISELVALAKREKLSALALTDHNTMYGVIPFYKACQKEGIKPIIGLKADISRNDEQSFPLILLAETGEGYKNLMKISSAISTTGNPLPEKWLKAYSAGLIAITPGSDGEIETLLMRGQTEEAAASAINLRHLMGSEHFYLGLSHHQRKEDAELIGLIKTLAEETGIPLTATSEVRYSEPEDKTAYEAMTALRAGLTVDEVNLEGTFHFLSPTEVEQQLSDFPEALENTYHIASRCNVKIDFSSSHLPVFPVPEDVTQKEVLAHLCEEGLKKRVVNITDEYRKRLQYELDVIDRMGFNDYFLIIWDVMKFAREQHILAGPGRGSAAGSLAAYVLYITHVDPIEHRLLFERFLNPERVTLPDIDLDFPDDRRDEVIQYTAEKYGRKKVAQIATFGTLSAKAVARDMARVYGMSSGEMEVISKSIPSIHGITLKEAYQQSQSLQRFVNQSERYKEWFKTAVKLEGLPRHTSVHAAGVIISDVPLAEVVPLQKGTEYAHITQWPMGALEEIGLLKMDYLGLRNLTILHRVIQTVRQTEPHFKIEQIPSDDRATFELLGKGWTSGIFQFEAEGVTKVLMTLKPSEFEDLVAVNALNRPGPMEFIPQYIKRKYGHEKVPYIHQDLKPVLSSTYGIIVYQEQIMEIASRFAGFSLGEADVLRRAVSKKNKQDLDRERKRFTDGAVKKGYTSQAANELYDLIVRFADYGFNRSHAVAYSKIGYQLAYLKAHYPVAFMAALMTTATGNEDKTAQYIKECRKLSIQITPPDINKSMRYFKGENGAIIYSLSAIKGVSKPAAEEIIRVRQEQPFRDFFDLCSRLNPKLVNRKLLEPLIFSGALDGFGQDRSVLLASIEIAINHAGLVQGEGSLFEDLDIKPKHAKASPMPADQKLACEKEVLGIYLSSHPVSVYRDMLEHAGAIRIDEAAPGMKGIIGAFINEVRVIRTKKGENMCFITLSDETGDVDGVVFPDVFRKQSSVIQKGLTAVLTGKIEERNGKNQFVVQHAVPAEQYNGIKNSKTLFLRIPDTMESADTFAMIQRYCSQFPGGTPVVVYDAGSGSKRKLNIDGVKPGKDLLDKLIQLVGSENVVEH
- a CDS encoding DHH family phosphoesterase, coding for MKEQIIEQIKQYDKIILHRHVRPDPDAYGSQAGLAEIIKASFPDKKVYTTGIPEPTLTFLHELDELKDEDFEDALIIVCDTANTDRIDDQRYVNGAKVIKIDHHPNEDAYGDLLWVDTSASSASEMIYELYLSGKDEGLKMSDAAARLIYAGIVGDTGRFLYPSTTQKTFDYAGELIKYDFERSALYNSLYEMDAHVLKLQGYVLQNFHMSENGAAHVKLTKEKLAEFNAAPSEASLLVSTLGSVKGISAWVFFIEEEKEIRVRLRSKGPIVNELAKQYNGGGHPVAAGASIYKWDEAEEVIEKLEAICKEYR